GGGCGCTgacagactaacacacacagggacagcagAGGTCCAGTTCTGCCCTGGGAGGCTGGGCACTTAGGCCCGCCAGAGAGCCGTTTGTCTATAAAAGGTTCAGGAGGCAGTGGATTTGAGTCCACCCTCTGAGACCAATGCAACACTTATTCATCCATGTTCACCCCCCGACCCTGTCGTCATAGTGACTGAGGTCAGGAAGGAGTCCATCAACAGGCTAACTGATGATCAGGGTGAGGCTACATCCTCGCTATCAAAGCTCGGAGGCAGTGTATGTgaatgagacagaaagagagggagaaaaagaggttttattttttgttgcaaGTATTTGTACGATTCAGGTTTGTCTCAGCAGACATACATAGTTGCTACAGAAGATTTATAATCCTGCCCAACACACCTGTGGGCTTTCTGTTTGTGGTCAGACAACTGAATTAAGGACTTAAGTTATTAAGTAATCTTTTTCGTGACACTGATATACATTTTAAGTTATCAACAAAAGTGAAAGCATTTTCGGTTTAGAGGTAAATTCatgaacatttatttatttttgacagTACGATATGAGGTGCGACTAGGATCTACTTTTTTCGTAAAGTTAAATCTAAACATTCAGTGATAGCAGCTAAATTGACAACAAGTGTCTCTTTCTATTACATTTCAAGTAACAATTATCTGGCGATGCTCTGGGGTCAAAGATTTCATGCATTCCAGCCCATGAATGTCCAGGCAGTCAACAGTGAAACAGTCACAAGTCAGTCAATTcttaaatatgtcatttaaatAAAACCTACGCGTTTCATGCCGACATTCCAGAACATTCCTAAATAAGTGTTAAACTCCTGGATTCCTATGCTACACAATAATCCTGGGTGCCCACCCATTCTCCTCCAGCAGCGCGTGCTCGCGCGGGTCACACCATGGTGCTGAGCGTGGAGGTCTGTCGGCTGGGCAGGGACTTCAGGTACTCCAGGTGTCTCCTGGTGTCTTCCTGGTTGTGCCTGACGTAGTACACCAGGTAGGCTATCACCACGGCAAACCAGCCGAACATGGTGACCAGCATGGCCATGTCGGTGGTGCGCTTCGACACGGCGCACAGGTCCAGCTCCGACGCCAGCATCACCAAGGCGACGCCTCGGGCGCCCACCTCCTCGGGCTCAGAGCTGTGGCAGACCACCCCGGCTAGGGAGGCTGGATCCAAGTCCAGCTGGGGCATGGCCACCTGCATGCGGCAGTTGCAGTGCCAGGGGTTGAGGGTGAGGTTGGCCTGGGCGCGGAGCCCTCCCAGCGCCCCGGGCTCCAGGCTGGTCAGGCGGTTGTGGGACAGATCCAGGCTGCGGAGGGTGGGCGCCAACCCCCGGAAGCCCCCGGGCTCCAGGCTGGCGATCTGGTTGCGTGACAGGTCCAGCTCGGCCAGAAGAGGGAGCCCGGCAAAGGCATCGGCGGGGACGGAGGTGAGGAGGTTGCCGTCTAGGTAGAGGCGGCGGGTGGCGTTGGGGAGGCCGTGGGGCACGGCAGCCAGGCCCAGCCCGCTGCAGCGCACACTCAGCCCAGCGGGGGGAGACGTGGAGCAGAGGCAGCCGGCCAGCGCCGCGTCCCTGCAGCCGGGAGGGAGGCGCAGCTGGCCCGCCGTGGACGAGGTCATCCCGGGATCGTAGAAGAGCAGGAACGTGGTGACGATGCCCCTCAGAAGCCAGACCAGAGGCATCGCGGACCGGGACAGGAGAGATAGGAACACAACGGAGGATCCTTCAACTGTCGGGACAAGACATGAAGAACAGATCAACGCACATTTCACTCAGAggggacagacacagaggacCATACGAAGCAGGAACACACCCTCTAGTCTGTAATACCAGTGTGTCATCCCGGCCATAATAACAGCTATTCCTACAGAAGAGCCTGGAATGAATACCAGCTCAGAGACATCCACTGGGTTAATTGTAATGACTGTGTCGTAAGGTCTTCCTACTATAGGGACGGTGGTTAGCAGAGCACAgctgcagatacacacacacacgcacagacacacacacgcaccaccacACAGCTTGATCCAGCTGTAATGAAGGAAGGTACTTGGAAGTGAGTCAGTCATCCGAGCTGATGACAGATAAAAAGCCTCCGGCCGAATCTAGCAGGAATCTGCTTCTCACACTGTCCCTTCTCACAGATCACTCCTAAGGTCATCGAGAAACGGTGGCCTTGGAAGCTTAGAAGAAACAGGTTTCTCTGGTGCTCCGTATTAACCACTCTGTCAGTGTTTAGAAGAAACAGGTTTCTCTGGTGCTCCGTGTAACCACTCTGTCAGTGGTTAGAAGAAACAGGTTTCTCTGGTGCTCCGTATATCCACTCTGTCAGTGGTTAGAAAGCACCAGGAGGAAGATCCGTGGGACAGTGGGGTTCCTACAAACCCTAATGGAGGATTCTGCACTCTGATGCAGTACAGTAGAGGAATGGGTATGTACTCTAATGAGCCGCAAGTTGAGAGCGTCATTAGGCGCCAGGCAGAACTGTTCTGATCCCCGTTATCGATCTCGCGCTGTTCTTTTGCCAAGTGATGGATATCCCGGTCACTGTTATGATGCTAATGTTGTCAGGTCGACCAGAGAGCCACCGTGTGTCGTGGGTTGTAGGAGACGtagcagaaaaaaaaaagattcaaacACTGATTGACAACCAGGAAACAGGAGAAGGAATTAGTAATCACATCACGGATTTTGAAAAGGCTTGATTGTGAACGTTGGCAGCGCACAAAGATCGTCTTTTGTCGGCAAAAGGCATACATTATACCTATTATGAATGACCTTTTTAACCATTTAGTTACAATTAAAATTATTTACGTAGAATATGCATAGCGTCAGATTTGGACAGTGGTGTAACTTTTCAAATCACAAGACTTATTCAGTCCTTCACGATCGGTTATATTTAATAAGATACATATTTAGCGTTGTACAATAGTCTATGAATGCATAAATGAATTATGGAGTAGCCTACTCGAAACCACATTGTCTTACCGCTTTAGCTTTTGTAATCGGGAAACGGCACATATTTCAGTTCGGTTTAAAGAGCGCTTCTCTTTCGGTTGCGCAAGAATCTGCGTGCATTGTGCCACCTCATTATCCCGGAGATCACAACTAGGCTATACTTGTTGAATCAGAACCGCTTAAGTTACGGCAAAACCCCCAAATATTCTTCATTCAACTGTTGCTCGAGCTCAGGATGGATGAGAGGCGCGAGAGGTGTTCAAGCTGAAACATTTTCTCGCCTCGCAAAATCATAGGGTCCACGTCGTCACAGCAAGGCGGGAATATAGTTCCTGATTAATCAAATGCAGACAAACATGCGCGCAAGAAAGAACGACAGGCTATCAGTTCAGGGTTGATGAAACAAAACGCACTTTACTGCAAACAGTAATGGATGTACAACACATTGATAAAGATTATGTAGAAAATACATTACACGCTTTAAAACAATTGATGCAATGTCCTATATTGCGCTGTATCAGACAATGTAAATTACCAACTTTTGTGACATGTTGTGACATAACCATTCACTACTGATGAATGTAATTTACATCAGCCTTTAAAgttcaaatgtttatttttttttgctcgTGTGATATAGGCAGTAGGTCTATGTTGGAAACCTCCACATCATACCACAAGCTGTAAGACAGTGGATCCATTAGAAATGTCCCTAAATGGGCCTGTTTGACAAACGTGAAGATTTGCCAAGTCTGCTTTAGTAGGgctcttttttgtttgttgagaTTCAAATGGGCAAACCTTTGAAACCTATTCCCTCAAATAGCAATATCAAATGTACACATCTGAAGTCTGCCATAAATATTGCAGATTTTACACAGTCCAGTCATGTGGACTATCCGTTACAACTAATATTGTATTCCATCAACATTCTCCTCAGAAAATCAACATTTGcattgtcatcatcatcactatcctCTTCCTCATTGATAGCTCTAGCTCTAGATTGATTGGTTCTTGGCATCAGAAACATTATCCTCAGAACCATCAACATTTACatagtagtgctgtcagtttaacacattattaacggcgttaacgcaaacccattttaatggcgtttaattttttttatcgctcgattaacgttctttttggcctagcaaacgttgtagtttttttcacatgctgttgcaactaCACATCACATACTGGATCTAgttagaccggaaacaaaaaaacaggcacgccgcacacacttgttttagcttgcgagccggctaaagagtagaaggctaacgttacgttttgagtggatggcgagcgcgagacgccgaaatggatgccaataagattctgaatggaaattttactttaaaaaagttatTAATTGCAAGATAACTAttacattaatgcgattaatcttgattaaatattttttatcgtttgacagcactattacatagtcatcatcatcattacaaTCTTCTTCCTCATTGTTGGTTCCATGTTGGTTCTTGGCATCAGAAACATTCTGCTCAGAACTATCAACATTCTCgtagtcatcatcatcatcatcatcatcatcatcatcatcatcatcatcatcatcacaatcTTCTTCATCATTGATGGTTCCATGTTGGTTCTTGTCTTCAGAAACATTCCCCTCAGAAACATCATCAACACTTTCATAGTCATTATCGACATGATCTTCCTCTTCATCAGATGCCTCTTCCGCATATTGGTTCATGGTACCTGAACCTTTGCGGTCCCTTAAGACAAACAAAAGACATGTCAAAGGTGTTGTGTTCAAATCAGTCACTGACTGTGATTACAGTTACACATTCTGTCATGGATAAATCTAATGTGTCTTTAAGATCTGTTTAGTCGTGACAGGTTGAACAGACTATATGGGATCTTAACGTACGTCTGGTCGTTGAATTGATCTTCATAGTCGTCTTGACAGGTGAAGCCCTCCACATTCACGTAGTCGTCCTCAGCATTAACATAGtcgttctcctcttcctcctcttcatcccctaCTGCCGTTTTGCCTCCATATTGGTCTGCATCACCTAAATGGTTAACATGGCAGCAGGTACAGTATTTGAGACGGTTACAGGGTCTAAATGGAGAGAGGTTGGCTTCTTAGGTTTGGAGATTTCCAGCATGTCGACGAGATAACCAAAAAACCATGGAGATAGACGCTTACTCTGCTTACGCATTCTAAAGTTGGTCTTCGGGAGAgtgtgtcttcctctccttctcctgcagaCCAGGAAAAGAGCCACCAGGCCAACCAGCAGGACCACACCCACAGCTATCGACaccaggaggggggtgagggaggctgcCAGACCTGGTGGGGGTGTAGGGACAGACAAACACCAGACAGGTACTGTAGGTGGGCGACGGATGGACAAACGACCCCCATCTCAATCtccaccagacacagcctccacagcaCCAGACCCCTGCCAAGCTTCGGTAATTcatgacacacaaacatcttGCTAGACTTCCCATGAAGACAACAAATTTTGCTGTCAATTTCGAACGTATTCATTCAATTTGAAGTGCAGCTGGTTAAATTACACCGACTGCTAAAAAACACACATCCCAAGGTCCTTTGAGGGAGAAGGAATCCACACAGGTGTCAGGTAACAAACCCATTCTTCCCTTACCTCTGACAGTGACTGAGAGCTCctcagtggaggtggaggagaacatCCGCCCGGAGACGTCGACCTTGTACACACAGCTGTAGTTGCCCTGGTGCGCGTCCTCCGCgctggggaaggagaaggaggcggaCTGGTTGAGGGCGGGCTGGGGGTTGGTGCTGCTGGAACCTGAGGAGACCAGAGAGAAGGAGCCTCCGGGATACTGGGAGGAGACGGAGCAGGTGATGGAGAAGCCGTGTCCTCTGATCTCTGATCCCCGGGCCAACCAGAGGGGCAGGGTCTGCAGGGtctggggcagggaggaggtgagggagatgcTGGGCGGGGGAAGACTCACTGGGAGGAGACACAGTAAGAGCCTTTTTTACTGTCAATcactatttttttgtttttatttttcatgCTCTATTGGACAGTTTTTAAGTgtagtgtgacaggaaaggcagggagagagaggggaggggagcaggcaGCAAAGGGTccaggctggatttgaacctggccCGCTACAGTAAtgcctcagcctacatgataCAGGCACTTATCTGATGACTTACTGGGGCGCCTGATGTTGACATGATGTTTGTCTTCAGAAAAGGCCTTTTAATACCAGTCAAGATAACAATATTCTTCTAACAATCGAAAATCTTTATGAGCTCATATGCAATGAAATGTTTAACTGGCCACTTACCTATGGTGATGCTGACCGAGTCACTGTAGGGGCTGGTGATCTGGCCATTGATCTGAGTCTGGTAGCGACAGCTGTAGTTCCCCTGGTTTGATGGCTCCACACTGGGCAGGGTGAAAGTGAAGCTGGACAGTCCTGAACCAATCATGTCAGATCTGATGGATCCAGGCCTGAGGAGCTGAACAGAAGTTCTGTTCTGGGACGGAACTGAGCAGGTGAAGAGGATGTCCTCTCCAGGAGAGAAGGCAGAGTGGgctggggagatggagagatggggtgTTGTGTCTGTTGAGAGAAAAACACCTTGTTGTTACAGGAGGAAGGGATAGATTAGATGTCTAGTAGGCTGTCATGAAGCCTGTCAGTAAGCCATGAGCTGAGCTCTTTCCTTACCAGTGCAGACAACACCAGCATCCTCTTCAGGTTTACAGTTATGTTTTCCATATCCATCATGTGAGCACTGTGTCAGACTGTTCTCACCACCAGAACATCCAACATCATCCAACCAGATCTTCCCACTGCCACGACCAAAGTGAGCATTCATTGGGGCACGTAGAGCTCTTCCACAGCCCAGCTGTCTACACACCACCTTAGTATCATTCAAATCCCAGCTATAATCACAAACTGTTCCCCACTCGTTGTTGTAATAGACCTCCACTCTGCCAGAGCAATGTCTTGTTCCATTCACCAGTCTGATCTGGGCACTAACTGTCAGGTAGAGACAGAAGGAAGCATAGTTATGGTAGATAACACAATCTACAAACAGACTGGAAGGATAACACAGCCAGATGCTGAAGAGACAGAAAAACATACATTAAAAACTGAATGCAAAGTTATTGCATCTATAAAACTATTGATTGTCCTCACCTGTCCTGCACAGCCTGGACACTGTAGAGACAGAGATCAGTCAGATTAAGCCAGTTCATATCTAATCTGACAAGGCGCCCATGAGATTACTTCTTTCTTCCCTCCCAAGAATTATACATTTGAGCGGTAATCAGCCCAAGACTGGGGTATGAACGCTGACTAACACTGTTGCACGACATCCGCTTTCCCACTTTAACCACACGTTTGAAATACTGAAACTTAGATCACAAAACTCATTATGTTTTTAACATACATGTGTTTAAATACACTTTACATTACTCTATTGGTGAAGTTGAGCATAGCTTATAAAGATGGTTCATAGTCCTGTTTACAGCTTTTTTCATGTCATCTTATTGATTATGTATATGAAAACTAGCACTGTTTATTTAAAACGGTTATTTGTCTGACTAAAGGGTACACACCCTCTACACATTTATACACCAAAAGTTAATGTTACCCATTGCCTCGATTAGACTAATAAAATAGGCTAAACCAGCTTTGAAACATTTGACTCTGTAATGCAAGTGCACAGCAATAATGCCAATTCAAATTTAAATGCAAATTATTAGTTATGCACTTGCAGTGTGAATAAAGAAAGATAATGAGAAGAGAACGAAAGAGAACCGTAGGAGTTGCAAGAAAGTTTCTGAGATGCCTTTGATGACATTAGCAAAGAAAATAGCCAACATTTGGACAAAAGGGAGGTTACAGGAAACAGTTTAAAGTATGATACAAAACATTTACAATCCCCAAACTCACCTATTATCACAGAGAGAAGGTGTCTAAACATCTTGATGACAGATGATTATACGAAGATCTAAGTTACAGACTATTTTCCTAGAAACAGGAACcggtgaaggaggaggggtagtgaagcgaggtggaggaggagtggtagtgaggcgaggtggaggaggagtagtaGTGAggcgagctggaggaggagtgaggggaggtggagctggaggaagaggagtagtgaggcgaggtggagctggaggagtgatgaggtgaggaggaggagtgaggcgaGGTGGAGTGAGgcgaggtggggctggaggaagaagagtagtgaggcgaggtggaggaggagtgaggtgaggtggtgctggaggaagaggagtagtGAGGcaaagtggaggaggagtgaggcgaGGTGGAGTGAGGcaaggtggagctggaggaagaggagtagtgaggcgaggtggagctggaggaagaggagtagtgaggcgaagtggaggaggagtgaggggaggtggagtgaggtgaggtggagctgaaggaagaggagtagtgaggcgaggtggagctggaggaagaggagtagtgaggcgaggtggagaaggagtAGTGAGGCGTAGTGGAGGAGTGAGGCGAGGTGGAGTGAGgcgaggtggagctggaggaagaagagtagtgaggcgaggtggaagaggaggagtagtgaggcgaagtggaggagtagtgaggcgaggtggaggagtagtgaggcgaggtggaggaggagtagtgaggcgaggtggaggagcagtAGTGAggcgagctggaggagaaggaggagtagtgaggcgaggtggaggaggaggcgtaGTGAggcaaggtggaggaggagcggaggttgaggaggaggagtagtgaggcgcagtggagctggaggaggagtagtgaagcgaggtggaggaagaggagtagtgaagcgaggtggaggaggagtgaggcgaggaggagtagtgaggcgaggtggagctggaggaggagtagtgaagcgaggtggaggaggagtagttgtgaagtgaggtggagggggatgaggagtaGTGAGGcaaggtggagctggaggaggagtagtGAGGCGAGGTGAAGGAGTAGTGACGCGAGGTGGAGAAGCAGGAGCAGtagtgaggtgaggtggaggagtagtgaagcgaggtggaggaggacgatGAGTAGTGCGGCGAGGTGGAGCTGGAAGAGTAGTGatgcgaggtggaggaggaggagtagtgaggtggggtggagaaggaggggtagtgaggcgaggtggaggaggagtgaggcgaggtggaggaggaggaagagtagtgaggtgaggtggaggagtagtgacgcgaggtggaggaggaggagtagtgaggcgaggtggaggaggaggagcagtgaggcgaggtggagcaggaggaggagtagtgaggcgaggtggaggagtagtgaggcgaggtggaggaggagtagtgaggcgaggtggaggaggagtagtgaggcgagctggaggaggaggaggagtagtgaggcgaggtggaggaggaggcgtaGTGAggcaaggtggaggaggagcggaggttgaggaggaggagtagtgaggcgcagtggagctggaggaggagtagtgaagcgaggtggaggaagaggagtagtgaagcgaggtggaggaggagtgaggcgaggaggagtagtgaggcgaggtggagctggaggaggagtagtgaagcgaggtggaggaggagtagttgtgaagtgaggtggagggggatgaggagtagtgaggcgaggtggagctggaggaggagtagtgaggcgaggtggaggagtAGTGACGCGAGGTGGAGAAGCAGGAGCAGtagtgaggtgaggtggaggagtagtgaagcgaggtggaggaggacgatGAGTAGTGAGGCGAGGTGGAGCTGGAAGAGTAGTGatgcgaggtggaggaggaggagtagtgaggtggggtggagaaggaggggtagtgaggcgaggtggaggaggagtgaggcgaggtggaggaggaggaagagtagtgaggcgaggtggaggagtagtgacgcgaggtggaggaggaggagtagtgaggcgaggtggaggaggaggagcagtgaggcgaggtggagcagaaggaggagtagtgaggcgaggtggaggagtAGTGACgcgaggtggagctggaggagtagtgaggggaggtggagctAGAGGAGGAGTAGTGacgcgaggtggaggaggaggagtagtgaggcgacgtggaggaggaggagtagtgaggcgaggtgaaggaggaggagtcgtgatgcgaggtggaggaggacggTTATCCTAGAAACAGGAACCCACTCTGCTAAGGCTTGGGGTTAGAGTTAAATTAACACCCCACAAACATAGCTTCCTTTTTTTCATCTACACTCTCTAAGGAAATGACCTGCAGTTTGCTGTTGAGAGAAGATGCCCTTTCCTGTTTCAGACTTTTTGCAGaatgaggatgcataatgtcaCTTTGCTCCAACTCATAACCCATAACTACAGCCTGTATCACATGTACATGTGTGCTACTTCGACACATGGATGCACTCTGTCTGTGCTGTAAAAGATGGATGTGTTACCGGCTCCAGACCTAGGGGATATCTGGACCGGCAGCAAGTGACACACAGGCTGGCCAGCACTGTTTATCTGTAACTACACTGTGAAGGCTGTGAAAACACGTAGACACACAAGAGTTATCGTCTTGCTCAGACCCGTGCCTGCGTAGCTATGGTCTCCTGTGACTCACCGGAGCACTACATCGCCATCTACAGACCTGGCGTGTACAAACACGCTACAACTTAGAGAGAGAACTTAGAACAGTTCTATGAATTTAAAAACATTGAAGGGGGTATCTGTTTAATGTAAACTAAATCTTAATCTGTTACAGATGCACTCTGTCTGTGCTGTAAAAGTGGTCATCATCCACACAGTGATAAAGATGACAAAACAGTCCTGCTTGTTTTCACTAAACGTCATTGTCTTTGCCTGATAACGTGACGTGGAGGAAGAGTCGTGAGGCAAGGTGAAGGAGGAGTGAGACGAGGTGGAGTAGGAGTGAGACGAGGTGGAGGAGTAGTctatcaaaaaaagaaagaaagagactgcgAGATGGTGCCCGTGCATCACTTTCAGGTAAGTCcgttattgctaatgttagcgcactcaaatatgttttaacttaggtgcaagctaaattgagattttactgttaaacattATCTATGCATTTTACAAGTAACTGACGCCAGCTAGCTGTTACCTTTCATTCTATGATGCTTTTATATTCGATTTATCAAATAGTTTTTAAATGAGTAATAAAGATGGAGCTCCTTGGATGCATgctttcagttttaaatgtttataatttggAAAACCAGGTTAAGGAACGCAAGGTacgtggggctgaaaaattaagagacaaaaataCATCACCTTCTCTAGACAagattttaccaattgaaaaacggctcgtaaaatttttattttacataaagctcaaaaaactattttaagCCCAAATAAAGGCGCGCTTTGTGCGCTCGCATTCATTTTTGAAATCCGTAACTAGCATCCCATCAaacacaagggggaggggggcccttGAACCTTGTTGCCCAGGGCACAGAAAATTGTTAATCCGGTCCTGCGGGGATAAAAGTGTGGGCGACTACGTAGCGGCGCTGCGTAGATTGCATTTATGGGGAAATCTTAAAGGAGACGCTGAGAGATCGGTTGGTCTACTACGGTATAAATAATGACCGTATTCAACTGAAGTTGTTATGCGAGACTGGGATTACATTTGAAATGGCATTGGTCCTTACTCAAGTGATGGAGACTGCGACCAAGGATGTGAGGGAAATACAAGGAAAATGTGAGGACAGTgccaatacatttacatgtatgcatttagcagacgcttttatccaaagcgacttccaaaagagagctttacaaaagtgcataggtcactgatcataatcccaaacattgcgggtaaccaaaacatgaagcatacattgtgaaaaaactaaataagtcccaaagggaagaaccataagggcATGTAATAAAACAAGACACAATTTAACAACAAGAACCTcgaaaagtgcaagggtgtacctatAGTACaaagttttaagtcagttacaactaacaaacaagagcaacaagtctttcaataagagtcattgtgaccctGGAGGAAATCAGCTAAACATTCCTAATACGACAGTGACGGGTCAAGGAAGTGTGTTCCAGTTAGGCATGCGTCAGAGTGAGACACCAGCACAAGAGAGGGGTCCACAAGGCGGTGTTACAGATGTGCAGGAAATGAGGTGCCGTTTTTGGGAGGAAAGGTGCCATGTTGTACACAAGGTCACATTAAAAAGGGTGTGTAGGGAAAGATCATCTACCGGAGTGTCTAAAGGGTGTGTAGGGAAAGATCATCTACCGGAGTGTCTAAAGGGTGTGTAGGGAAAGATCATCTACCGGAGTGTCTAAAGGGTGTGTAGGGAAAGATCATCTACCGGAGTGTCTAAaccaagagaggaaggaagacaaAACCAAGGAAAAGTGAAAACCAAGTATGGGGCACATCACATCAGCAGGGAAGCTGAACAGAGCGATGTAGAAAGAAGTAGAAATGTTTACAATGTATAGCATACATGGAGACTGCAGTGGATAAGTTATTTTACCAACCAATTTGCGCTATTTGCTTgttggtaataaacatttaaactgttatcattgtatttgatgttgttgggtgtcacaaaacggaatataatacaaaaaagtagctactttttTGCAATGATTCTTctccccacaatgcattgcatgacgtcacgttggggagttGACAGACCAAAGCTGCTTTGAGAACCTTGAAATCAATTAGAAATAAACACTAGGCTAgtgccagagaatgtctaatatgggctctGCAAGTACCATCAAAATGTGGGACATCTAATCGGAAATGTGTTTACAATGTTGGGGAAAATATTAAATTAGGGATGATCTTGGGGAATTTTACAGGTGGGACTGGcaagttagcccatagctagcccatagctagcatgtTGTATTCTATTTCTAGATCTAGATACCGGTAGTACTAGTCTACTTATCTGAACTAGAGCTAACAAAGTGGACAAGTTAACACTCAATCAAAATAAAAAGCCCATGTTACTTGCACTGCCAGCTTGCcaatactgaggatagcctacaaagttgagttagccaaagttagtgatgctagctaacgttagtttgctagctgtatataaaattttactgggtcttgcagctgtttgattgacagaaatgattatgaaaagttatgttctactagctaTTGCCTACTtaagcaagtcacagtatttccaagccatgatagtgtaactgagacgacgcaGTAattaattcctctttcaagtaataagcccccgtgttcaagtgttgagcattaattTAGCTGTACGGTCAGTAGAGA
Above is a window of Hypomesus transpacificus isolate Combined female chromosome 17, fHypTra1, whole genome shotgun sequence DNA encoding:
- the LOC124479668 gene encoding leucine-rich repeat-containing protein 3-like, with product MPLVWLLRGIVTTFLLFYDPGMTSSTAGQLRLPPGCRDAALAGCLCSTSPPAGLSVRCSGLGLAAVPHGLPNATRRLYLDGNLLTSVPADAFAGLPLLAELDLSRNQIASLEPGGFRGLAPTLRSLDLSHNRLTSLEPGALGGLRAQANLTLNPWHCNCRMQVAMPQLDLDPASLAGVVCHSSEPEEVGARGVALVMLASELDLCAVSKRTTDMAMLVTMFGWFAVVIAYLVYYVRHNQEDTRRHLEYLKSLPSRQTSTLSTMV
- the LOC124479617 gene encoding scavenger receptor cysteine-rich type 1 protein M130-like isoform X1, producing the protein MFRHLLSVIIVSRLCRTVSAQIRLVNGTRHCSGRVEVYYNNEWGTVCDYSWDLNDTKVVCRQLGCGRALRAPMNAHFGRGSGKIWLDDVGCSGGENSLTQCSHDGYGKHNCKPEEDAGVVCTDTTPHLSISPAHSAFSPGEDILFTCSVPSQNRTSVQLLRPGSIRSDMIGSGLSSFTFTLPSVEPSNQGNYSCRYQTQINGQITSPYSDSVSITIVSLPPPSISLTSSLPQTLQTLPLWLARGSEIRGHGFSITCSVSSQYPGGSFSLVSSGSSSTNPQPALNQSASFSFPSAEDAHQGNYSCVYKVDVSGRMFSSTSTEELSVTVRGLAASLTPLLVSIAVGVVLLVGLVALFLVCRRRRGRHTLPKTNFRMRKQSDADQYGGKTAVGDEEEEEENDYVNAEDDYVNVEGFTCQDDYEDQFNDQTDRKGSGTMNQYAEEASDEEEDHVDNDYESVDDVSEGNVSEDKNQHGTINDEEDCDDDDDDDDDDDDDDDDDYENVDSSEQNVSDAKNQHGTNNEEEDCNDDDDYVIVLSNDKKYLIKINRINVIVILQLITFLK
- the LOC124479617 gene encoding soluble scavenger receptor cysteine-rich domain-containing protein SSC5D-like isoform X2, whose product is MFRHLLSVIIVSRLCRTVSAQIRLVNGTRHCSGRVEVYYNNEWGTVCDYSWDLNDTKVVCRQLGCGRALRAPMNAHFGRGSGKIWLDDVGCSGGENSLTQCSHDGYGKHNCKPEEDAGVVCTAHSAFSPGEDILFTCSVPSQNRTSVQLLRPGSIRSDMIGSGLSSFTFTLPSVEPSNQGNYSCRYQTQINGQITSPYSDSVSITIVSLPPPSISLTSSLPQTLQTLPLWLARGSEIRGHGFSITCSVSSQYPGGSFSLVSSGSSSTNPQPALNQSASFSFPSAEDAHQGNYSCVYKVDVSGRMFSSTSTEELSVTVRGLAASLTPLLVSIAVGVVLLVGLVALFLVCRRRRGRHTLPKTNFRMRKQSDADQYGGKTAVGDEEEEEENDYVNAEDDYVNVEGFTCQDDYEDQFNDQTDRKGSGTMNQYAEEASDEEEDHVDNDYESVDDVSEGNVSEDKNQHGTINDEEDCDDDDDDDDDDDDDDDDDYENVDSSEQNVSDAKNQHGTNNEEEDCNDDDDYVIVLSNDKKYLIKINRINVIVILQLITFLK